The nucleotide sequence AACTTGGGCATAATTGCTTCTTATTTGTTATTGTCCGCATAGTCAAATGTGTGCAAATCTACAATACAAGCCCGACAAACATGTAGCTACCTGTTTATTTTCCAAGACGGAGCTTGAAAAATTTCATTATAATACATGCTGGTTAACAATCAACCAGCACGATTACTACTTAAAGATTGTGAAAAAAGATATTTTTTTTGTAAAATAAAATTATTTCACAATAAATAAACTTAATGATTAACTCTAAACGTATGCCCCACAAAACCGGTGCAAGAGAATTATTACAGCAGGAATATGATCAATACCGCCAGATGATAGAGCTTTCTCCTGTCGCAATTGGGGCCCAATGCGACAACGAAATCATATTTTTAAACAAAGTTGCAGCAAACCTCTTCGCCGCAGTTAACCCTGAGCTGATTCTTGGACGATCAATAATAAGTTTTCTGCCAGCGGACCATCAGGATCTCGTTAACAAACTGTTTCACGATATGATAGAGGAAGAGATAGCATTTACACCTTTAGAAACTAAACTCGCAAGAGTAGATGGAACGTGGATCGATGTAGAATTAATGGCAAGCCGTTTCGTCTTTCAGGACAAACCGGCGATCCAGTTTACTCTATATAACATAACTAAACGTAAAAAACTGGAACAGTTGCTTTCCCAGTCAAAGCATGATTGGGAAGACACCTTTCACGCGATAACCGACGTAATCACACTTCACGATAAAGACTTCAATATCATTTACGCAAACAAAGCGGCAAAAGAGGTCCTCAGGCTGCCGTCCCTGGAAGGAATATTTGAACATAAATGTTTCAAGTATTATCACGGCACCGAGTGTCCCCCGACCGGCTGTCCCAGTTGCGCCTGTTATCAAACTGGGGTCCCTGCCAATTTTGAAATATATGAGCCTCATTTAAACAAGTATGTTGAGATCAGGTCAATGCCCCGGTTCGATAAAGACAACCAGTTGATAGGGTTAATTCATATCGCAAGAGATATAACTGAGCGCAAGATGGTGGAAGAAGAGATCAGGAAGGCCAAAGATGAACTTGAGATGAGGGTGGAAGAACGCACCTCGGAACTGAAAAGTATTAACGATCAGCTCAAGGAAGAAATTACTGAGCGCAAGATGGCGGTTGAAGCGTTGCAGAAAAGTGAAAATAAGTATCGCAGCCTTTCACAGGAATTTCACACGCTGCTTAACTGTATCCCGGACAACCTGCTCCTTCTGTCTACCGACCTGAAGATCATGTGGGCGAACAAGGCCGCTGCTTCCGTATTCGGCAAGGACGTCTCCGACCTCGCTGATCAGTACTGTTTCAGTTTGTGCTGCGGCAATATTTCCGCCTGTGAGAACTGCCCGACGCTGAGGAGCTTTCAATCCGGCATAGAAGAGACGTCTGAAATATCCACCTCTGGAGGAAAGATTTGGGACATACGGTCATTTCCGATTAAAGATGACTCCGGCAGGGTGAAAAATGTCATAGAGCTGGCAAGAGATATTACTGAAAAAATAAACCTGCAGGCCGGCGCCGCCCGTTCCAGGCATCTTGCATCGCTTGGAGAGCTCGCCGCAGGTGTCGCTCACGAGATAAATAATCCTATCAATAATATTATTAATTATGCGCAGATATTGATTGACGAGTTCGAACAGGAAAACAGGAATGACGAGATAGCCCGCAGGGTCATTAAAGACGGCGACAGGATTGCCACCATAGTCAGGAGTCTTCTGTCATTTGCCCGCATCAGAAAAGAAGAGAAGACCTTTGTAGATCTGCATGAGATTTTTTCAGATACTCTTTCATTAACATCAGCGCAAATACGCAAAGACGGAATTCATTTAAAAGTTAGCATTCCAAAATTTATTAAAATCCCTGTACATCTTCAGCAGATCCAACAGGTATTTCTGAACATCATAAGTAATTCACGTTATGCCCTGAACCAGAAGTATCCGGGGACACATGAAAACAAGATACTCGATATCCACTGTGAAAAAATACTGAAGAACGACACTCCTTATGTTCGCATTGTATTTAATGACAGGGGGTCTGGCATCCCGTCCAATATAATTGACAAGGTGGTAAACCCCTTTTTCTCAACCAAGCCTAACAGGATGGGGACAGGTTTAGGTTTAAGCATCAGCCACGGCATCATAAGTGAACATGGCGGCAAACTCATGATCAACAGCATTGAAGGAGAATATACCAAAATAATAATAGACCTGCCTATAGCAGCGAAGGAAGAAGAATGAAGGCGAAGATACTGATAATTGACGATGAAGAAGGCATAAGGTTTACTTTCAAGAAATTTTTACAAGCCAAAGATTATGATGTCAGCACAGCCAAGGACTTTGACGAGGCAATGCAAAGCATTTCAACAATGGATTTCGACGTGATATTTGCGGACATTATTTTGCGGGGCAAGACAGGCATTGATTTCCTCCGTGAAGTAAAACAGCGCAAGCTCACCTGCCCGGTCATAATGATCACCGGATATCCGAACATTGAGACCGCATCAGACGCCATCCGCCTCGGGGCTTTCGACTATATACCGAAACCTATTCAAAAGGACACACTGTTCCACGCTATCGATGTGGCCCTTCAGCACAAGGTGGTAATTGATGAAAGAGAAAAATACCGCCTGAACCTCGAGGCAATTTTCAGCAGTGTAAAAGACGCAATTATCACTGTAGATAAAAACTTGTCAGTGCTTGAGATCAATCAGGCAGCGCAAAGTATCTGCGGCCTGTCCCGTGATTCAATCGGCAGCAAATTCAGTACGACGCAAGCCGGATGCAAAAGCAAATGCCTTGAATCGCTTATTGAAACGATCAATACAAAAAAATCCGTCGAGGTCCACCGCCTCGAGTGTAAACTTGCTGACCGCCCGGAACAGTTTGTTTCCCTGACCACGTCTCCCCTGCTGAACAGGCATGGCGAATTCTCCGGGGCTGTACTTGTGGTAAAAGATGAAACCCGGTTGACCGACCTGGAGCGCGAACTGAAAGAACGCCGGCAGTTCCACAAAATAATCGGGAACAGTAAAAAGATGCAGGAAGTATACTCCCTCATAGATCTCCTGTCCGATGTTGAAACAACTGTATTAATTACAGGGGAAAGCGGCACCGGCAAGGAATTGGTGGCTGAGGCGCTTCATTACAAGGGGGGCCGAGGCAGTAATTCTCTGGTAAAGGTGAACTGCTCCGCCTTGTCCGAAAACCTGCTTGAAAGTGAGTTGTTCGGACATGTGAGAGGCTCTTTCACCGGGGCGATTAAAGATAAAATAGGTCGTTTTCAGACAGCGGACGGAGGCACAATATTTTTGGATGAAATTTCGGACATATCTCCAAAAATTCAAATTGAACTTTTGCGGGTCTTGCAGGAAAAGGAATTTGAACGGGTCGGAGATTCAACCACCATGAAGGTGGATGTCCGTGTCATTGCGGCAACGAACCAGGACCTCGCCAAAAAAGTCCAGCGCGGTGAATTCCGTGAAGACCTCTATTACCGCCTTAATGTAATGAAAATTTTCCTCCCCCCGCTTAGGGAACGCAGGGAAGATATCCCTATCCTTATAGAGCACTTTATTAAAAAATTCAACAATAAATTCTCTAAAGACGTTAAAGCAGTGTCTCCGGATGCGCAGAAAATATTTATGGACTATGCGTGGCCCGGCAATGTCAGGGAGTTAGAGCATGCCCTTGAACACTCCTTTATACTATGCAGGCAATCAACGATTACTATCGAACACCTGCCTTCAGAATTAAAAAATTTTGCTTTGGAAGAAATTTCCCCTTGCAATGACGAAGACATAGATGATCCGCAGGTCATCCTCCAGGCACTTGAAAAAACTTCCTGGAACAAGTCCAAGGCTGCCCAACTGCTGGGCATGAGCAGGCGTTCGATATACAGAAAGATGAAAGAGTTTAAGATCGCCCAGGATTAGACTCCCTTAACAAATGAAAAAAGCATTCACAATATTTATAGGTTTCATCCACGATTTTGCCGCGGGCTGCTGGGCGGCAACAGTGCTTGTGATTTACTGGCTGAACAGGATCCCAGATAAGGACCTTTCGGATGTACTTACTGATATCAAAAAAGATTTTTTTTATATCAGTCTCATATGTGTTGTTATCGTCTTCCTTGCCGGTATCGGCAGGACTTTCACATACATCAGCAATGTGTACGGAGAGGATGCGGAAAGAACCAGGCGAAAGATGTTAATAGTTAAACACGTTGCTCTTTTGCTCGTTTTCGGTATCGGGATTTACTGGCAATATACAATGGTTTTCGAGTAAGCGCATTTGCCTCCTCTGTAATTATGCTATCCATGTTTTTTTAAGCTCATCACTCATCGTTGAAAAGACCTTCGTGTGCCACAATGGCAATCTTCTTGTTATTTTGACACGATGATGTTCCCTATTAGATTAATAACCTCATGTTTTTTCAGAAAATAGATTACAGGTATGGTTCTTGCGGAACCATTATTGGGATACCTTAAATCACAAAATTAAATAACAATTTAAATTGGAGGTTTGCATGTTTTTTCGCAAGGGCTTAGTAGTCTTTCTCATCTGTTCAGTGTTTTTAATTATTTCAGGCATGTCTTCTGTTTACGCGGCCTGTACAGACAATGACGCAGACGGTTATGGTAGTCCTGGAGACGCATCATGTCCAAAAGGTGCTATAACAGACTGTAACGACAACGACAACAAAGTCTATCCCGGCGCTCCGAAGATATGCGACGGCAAGGACAACAACTGCGACGGCAGGCTGGACTTCAGCACTGACAAGGACGGGGACAATGACGGAGTATTATGGTGCGCTGGAGACTGCGATGACAATGATGCAAGGCGGTTCCCCGGTAATCCTGAAATATGTGACGGCATAGACAATGACTGCACAGGCGGAGTGCC is from Nitrospirota bacterium and encodes:
- a CDS encoding sigma 54-interacting transcriptional regulator, translating into MKAKILIIDDEEGIRFTFKKFLQAKDYDVSTAKDFDEAMQSISTMDFDVIFADIILRGKTGIDFLREVKQRKLTCPVIMITGYPNIETASDAIRLGAFDYIPKPIQKDTLFHAIDVALQHKVVIDEREKYRLNLEAIFSSVKDAIITVDKNLSVLEINQAAQSICGLSRDSIGSKFSTTQAGCKSKCLESLIETINTKKSVEVHRLECKLADRPEQFVSLTTSPLLNRHGEFSGAVLVVKDETRLTDLERELKERRQFHKIIGNSKKMQEVYSLIDLLSDVETTVLITGESGTGKELVAEALHYKGGRGSNSLVKVNCSALSENLLESELFGHVRGSFTGAIKDKIGRFQTADGGTIFLDEISDISPKIQIELLRVLQEKEFERVGDSTTMKVDVRVIAATNQDLAKKVQRGEFREDLYYRLNVMKIFLPPLRERREDIPILIEHFIKKFNNKFSKDVKAVSPDAQKIFMDYAWPGNVRELEHALEHSFILCRQSTITIEHLPSELKNFALEEISPCNDEDIDDPQVILQALEKTSWNKSKAAQLLGMSRRSIYRKMKEFKIAQD
- a CDS encoding putative metal-binding motif-containing protein — its product is MFFRKGLVVFLICSVFLIISGMSSVYAACTDNDADGYGSPGDASCPKGAITDCNDNDNKVYPGAPKICDGKDNNCDGRLDFSTDKDGDNDGVLWCAGDCDDNDARRFPGNPEICDGIDNDCTGGVPANEIDTDGDTYRLCSVPPDCNNNDASVYPGGPE
- a CDS encoding PAS domain-containing protein gives rise to the protein MPHKTGARELLQQEYDQYRQMIELSPVAIGAQCDNEIIFLNKVAANLFAAVNPELILGRSIISFLPADHQDLVNKLFHDMIEEEIAFTPLETKLARVDGTWIDVELMASRFVFQDKPAIQFTLYNITKRKKLEQLLSQSKHDWEDTFHAITDVITLHDKDFNIIYANKAAKEVLRLPSLEGIFEHKCFKYYHGTECPPTGCPSCACYQTGVPANFEIYEPHLNKYVEIRSMPRFDKDNQLIGLIHIARDITERKMVEEEIRKAKDELEMRVEERTSELKSINDQLKEEITERKMAVEALQKSENKYRSLSQEFHTLLNCIPDNLLLLSTDLKIMWANKAAASVFGKDVSDLADQYCFSLCCGNISACENCPTLRSFQSGIEETSEISTSGGKIWDIRSFPIKDDSGRVKNVIELARDITEKINLQAGAARSRHLASLGELAAGVAHEINNPINNIINYAQILIDEFEQENRNDEIARRVIKDGDRIATIVRSLLSFARIRKEEKTFVDLHEIFSDTLSLTSAQIRKDGIHLKVSIPKFIKIPVHLQQIQQVFLNIISNSRYALNQKYPGTHENKILDIHCEKILKNDTPYVRIVFNDRGSGIPSNIIDKVVNPFFSTKPNRMGTGLGLSISHGIISEHGGKLMINSIEGEYTKIIIDLPIAAKEEE